GGCAGCAGACCGCGGTAAGAAAAGCTGGGGTTaacgagaagctggccgtTTGCCAGAAGAATGCGGCATCCGAGTGGGAGGGTGGCAGAGGCGTAAAACTGGCTCGGTACCAGCTGCGAACGATGATGTGTGGAGTTGTGATAGCAGTTGGAAGcgggaggtggaggtggcggcgCTCAAGCTGAAGGAGGGATCCGGCCGCATGTGACGGATGAGGCGTGTGAGAAATATGGGGTCGTCCGAggaacaagacaaagacgagagggagaagaagcctttCTTGGAGAGCTGGAGAGTGAGCTGAGAGTTCACAGCTAAGGTAGGTATGATGCCAGGTGGTTGTCGGGGCGAGGTTGTCCAGTCCGTGCAGCTTCCGTGGATGGGGTTGCATGGACGATGAGGTGCGCCTTCTGGGGCCTGAGGTGTCGTGAGGTCACCTCATTAGAGGAGGCTTGTCGCTAACAGGCGCTTGCTGGGGCGTTTCTGGGGGCCGACAGTGACGATCCAGTAGCGTCTTGGGGGCTCCAGGGCTACCTATTTGGGGGCCACCTACTTTAATCGTCACACGACGAGGTTCTTGTCCAACGCAGCAACTCTGGATTGGGTATTATGCAGGTATGAGCTGTGGATGCCTGCGTAGGGTGATTATCTTGAGCGAAGATCTGGCATGGATCGGTTTAATGCCTCGGGTAAACTTGCTACAGTACAACTTGTGATGAATGGTCCTCAGTTGGTCAGTcgcctaccctggagcacGGCATTTCAACCACTAAGCCCTGCTTTTTCTAGAGGTTCCTCGCCTGTCCTGGTAAATGTCCTGCAAGTAACTGCATGTCTTCAATCTTATGGACCGATGTGTTTTTCCTATAAGCAGCGATTTGTCTAGGAATGTATATTCAGCCTGTGCCATGCGCGATGTTGCATCCTCGCCAAAATCGCTTGCTGGGTGTTGTCAGATGCGAGCGATAACGTGGCAGCGCATTTCGTCATCCACTTGGGACCATTCCGGCATTCGATCCTGTGTCAACCTAGGTACAGAGTTAGAAGACGATTTTCTTTTAATTGGGAATTTTGTTTACTCTTACAAACTGCCAACCAGGCGGCATATCTTTGACAGACAGGGGCCGAGGTACTGGCGGTGACCCAACCAAATCCGGTCTTATGTCGATGACCTCAGACACTCTCACCAACCACGATGGTATTCTCTGTCATATCCCAATCTACTCAAAAGTGTTCATAGACAtgaacaagaagagaagaaatgCCTGATAGTAAGATCTGCGGGAGTTCTCATCACGGCCTTCAGCACCAAAGTGCAGACTTGACAACGAGCAAGTTTTGACCTCCCACTGTGGCTCTCTCATCTTTATCCCAACTGCGACCAGGACTTCAGTTTGACACCAGTGCTAACACTGTATCAAGGACCACAGGAATTGTATGACATACGATGGCTGTGACAAAGCCGCAATAGCCATTGTAGGAATGAGGTTTTATGTGTTGCCTTGCTGCGAGAACCTGCTCATACTGTTACAGATGACTTTTCCAAGATGAACTTGAACAGCCTCATCGAGTAGTCATAATCATGACAATGACTCTTTCGATACAAAAAATGCCCGACCAATGGGCACAATTCTCAGGCAAAGATCAGACACCTGGTTACAAAACACATCCAGAAGAGGCATGTGGATGTTGACCTCAACAATGCTGTGTCCCCCTTGGTGATTGGAAAGCTCCGTGAAGAATTCTGTGCCTTAGTTGACGGTGAGACAACGCAAATGCCTTGCATCATGGAAATCGGCCTTTCCCCAACGCTGATCACAACAATGTTAGAGGCCGGCATGAAAAGGGTGGCGTGTTGGGATAGATGTAGGGGTCACCACTAAACAGATATTCCAGCACGAATTGCACATTCCCCATCAACCAGTGATGTATATGTTACGCGGCCATGTTTTTGTAATCAATAAATTTGAAGACTCTGCGTCCTTTCGGTCGAAGAGGGCTGTGCCTGGAGTTCCTGGAGGATGTACTACCATACGGAGAAGCGACTGACCAGAGCCTGCTGGAGAATGGTGAAGACTGGGCTGAACACGGAAACTTCGATAAGTACTAATTACCTGGGAAGGAAAACTATTAAAAGAGCAAATATTTGAAAGAGCCTAAAGCCATGAAGCTTTGTTGAGTCTTGACCTTGCTCCCCATATCGTCAACATGGGATTCTGACgaccgatgatgaagcgAGCTGCCCCCTGGCTCGATGTTCAGAACCTCTAAATCGAGATTTCAAGGACTGTGAGAAATATCTTTCAAGTAGAAGCTGCAAGAAGGCCAATGCGATTTTATGAGAACGGATGAGTTTCGACTTGGAATGAGCCCTATTCTACAGGGATTTGATCAGCCAAGCCATATACGAGTGATCTTCTTTCGTTCCAAACACTTCATCTGCCTTTCTTCCGGACAAGTTTAGCACTCAGAGAGAGATGACATATGTTCGCCTACCCAAGTAGTTGGTTTCTTGTATAACTACTGACTGTCGCATGCCTCGTCGTATTCGGCCCATGCAGTTGGCGGGTTCCCTTGTGACCCACCAACTCTCTCGCGCATGATGCTcccctcaacgccatgaacCTGCGTTCGCCCTAATTGATAAGGATAGCCTGACCCCTGAACGGTTAGTTTGATAACTCACTTGGCTGTCATATTCCTGATTGGCTTCCAATATGGGTCATGCCAAGGTCTTTGACTTTCGGCGGTGAGCATTTCCATGTCTCTGATTTCGCTTACATGTTCATATACACTCTAGCAATTCTGTTTATTCTCGTGGTTAACGCTACATAAGAGCACGAAATTCGTATTCGATAAGTAGATATTGATATTGCTGCGGTACTTGAGCTCGGCTATTCCTGTCTTATCAGTATCACTCATGAGCGAGATTAATCCTCTGGCCTCTAATGGCTCGCCATGAAAGTGGTTCCCGCCTCAAAGTATCGAGGCCTCCAGCAAGACAAAACAACTGACAGACATGTCTCGCAAGGCCTCGTCATTGCCGTCGTCTCTGTGGCACCTCGACTGGAGGCATCCATAATCTTCTCTCAGGAACGCATCACGCGGTGACGTTCACTGCCCAGGCTGCAGAATTATTCCCCTCCAACCCTTCTGATTCAAGCCACAGCTGGATGAAGCTGGTACCAAAGCAATGTCACGTGCCCGCCACGCTTGTCAGGGAAAAAGCTAGACCCCTGCTAGCCACCAGGCAGGAACGATCGATTGGGCAAGGCTGCTGCGCCACTCTGTGGCTCGAAGGGGACGTAATGACGGCCCAGCCAGGGCAGCAGCACCGGCAGCGGGCGGCGCAACCTTAGGGCCCTTGGGCTTAGGCTCGTGAATTCGGTGTCGTCTTCTTGGTCCCTCCTTATTCTATCCAGCATCACCACGCATTTTTCCATATTTCACGGCCTTTGCCCGCCAAAGACAGTTTTCTATCCAGTTCATCACAGGCTGCTCCACCTGAGCCAGCCTTGGAACCGCCGAGACCACACCGATTCGATTCCCCTATAGTCGAGTTTGCGCAACCTACCTTACGCTCCAGGAGCCCTCCACCCCGACCGCTTACCGAAAGTCAACCACTACTCCCCTCCACCCtccgtcaccgtcaccgtTTCCGTCACCGTCGATCCGACTCGATCCTGCACATATCCCACGCATATAGGAGTCAAGAATCGTAGTACACAACATGAGCGGCAACCTCTCTACGCCGGGCGGCATCTCAGATCCCGCTCTGATCCAGTGAGTCCCCCCGCTACGCTAACCCCTCGGTGGCCGTGGATTGCCTCTAACCTCACACCTTCAGGCTCGTCAACAAGCTTCAAGATGTATTTGCGACCGTTGGCGTCAACAACCCCATCGACTTGCCCCAGATCGCCGTCGTGGGCAGTCAGTCAAGTGGAAAGAGTTCGGTACTGGAGAACATCGTCGGTCGAGACTTGTGAGTTGCCTCATACCGCCTCTGCCGTGCTGTGCTGCGAGGTGCTTGGAGACTGACAGCTATTCTAGCTTGCCCCGAGGTTCCGGTATCGTGACCCGACGACCTCTCGTCCTTCAGCTTATCAACCGCCCTGCGCAATCCAACGGTGTCAAGGCCGATGACATCGACAAATCCAACGACAAGGCAGCGAACGCCGACGAGTGGGGAGAGTTCCTCCACGTCCCTGGTCAAAAGTTCTACGACTTCACTAAGATTCGAGACGAGATCAACCGGGAAACAGAGGCCAAGGTTGGACGGAATGCCGGCATCTCTCCAGCTCCCATCAACCTGCGCATCTACTCTCCCAATGTCCTCACCTTGACATTGGTCGATCTGCCTGGTTTGACCAAGGTGCCCGTTGGTGACCAGCCCCGCGATATCGAGCGACAGATCCGAGAGATGGTGCTCAAGCACATTGGAAAGTCGAACGCCATCATCCTTGCAGTTACCGCTGCCAACCAAGATTTGGCCAATTCCGATGGTCTGAAGCTTGCGCGAGAGGTCGACCCCGAGGGTCAACGGACCATTGGTGTCCTCACCAAGGTCGATCTGATGGACGAGGGAACCGACGTTATTGACATTCTATCGAACCGTGTCATTCCTCTCCGACTAGGCTACGTCCCCGTGGTCAACCGAGGCCAGCGCGACATTGACaacaagaaggccatcaACCAGGCGctggaggccgagaagaacttCTTTGAGAACCACAAGGCCTATCGTAACAAGAGCTCATACTGCGGAACTCCTTACCTGGCCCGCAAGCtgaacctcatcctcatgaTGCACATCAAGCAGACACTGCCCGACATCAAGGCCCGCATCACCAGCTCTCTGCAGAAGTACACGGCCGAACTTGAGAGTCTTGGCCCTTCGATGCTCGGCAACACCTCCAACATCgttctcaacatcatcaccgagtTTACCAACGAGTGGCGAACAGTTCTGGATGGTAACAACACTGAGCTGTCCAGCACCGAGCTTTCTGGTGGCGCCCGTATCAGCTTCGTCTTCCACGAGCTCTACTCCAAcggcgtcaaggccatcgatCCCTTTGATGTCGTCAAGGATGTTGATATCCGTACCATTCTGTACAACTCTTCCGGTTCTTCTCCGGCGCTCTTCGTTGGCACTACTGCTTTCGAGTTGATTGTGAAGCAGCAGATCAAGCGCCTGGAGGACCCCAGCTTGAAGTGTGTCTCGCTCGTCTACGACGAGTTGGTGCGCATCCTGTCgcagcttctcgccaagcAGCTGTACCGCCGGTACCCTTcgctcaaggagaagatgcaCGGCGTTgtcatcgccttcttcaagaaggctATGGAGCCCACCAACAAGTTGGTCCGAGACCTGGTCTCGATGGAGTCGGTTTACATCAACACTGGTCACCCTGACTTCTTGAACGGCCACCGCGTAAGTTAATTCTTGACACAAGACTATCCGAGAACGTCGCTGACCCAAATTTATAGGCAATGGCTATGGTCAATGAGCGATACAACCCTTCCAAGCCTGTCCAGGTTGACCCCAAGACTGGCAAGCCCCTGGCTTCTACTCCTCGCGCCGCGAGCCCAACAGTTCCTGAGCCCGAGTCATCTGGAAATtctggcttctttggcaGTTTCTTCGcagccaagaacaagaagaaggccgccgCCATGGAGGCTCCTCCACCCACCCTCAAGGCCTCTGGCACCCTGTCGGAGCGGGAGAAcattgaggttgaggttATTAGTACGTGATGAGACAAATTCACTTCCGTGTGGATGTAGTTACTAATTCGTCTACAGAGCTGCTGATTTCGTCTTACTACAACATTGTCAAGCGAACTATGATTGACATGGTtcccaaggccatcatgcTTAACCTTGTCCAGTAAGTACCTCAGTGGCTGTCCCCTACATGGTCTAACAACGTTCATAGAttcaccaaggatgagatgCAACGGGAGCTGCTGGAGAACATGTACCGAACTGACACACTGGATGAGCTCCTGAAGGAGAGCGACTTCACCATCCGGAGAAGGAAAGAGTGCCAGCAGATGGTCGAGTCTCTATCCAAGGCCAGCGAGATTGTCAGCCAAGTCCAGTAATGCCACCACTCATGAACGAGGCTACTCACGTATTCGCTTCTCGATCCGGCGTCACCCTCAGACTGTATCCCTCAACGCACACACCCCCCTCCATAAACCGCAAGCTCCAAGGGGATCACCGCACAGCAGTCGTTCTCTAAACCCTACCCCCCCTTTTTTACGACGTCCCGAGCATCACTTTTATTTTTCGATACCACGACATTTCAGAAGGAGACCTAGAGTAGACTGCTTAATGACTTATATTGGGGTGCATGGCTTCCTGGACCATGTATGCAACACGGCAGATGGGGTTTGGAGGCGAGGTTGGTTGCTGTGAGGGTTATCAAGGAGTAGGAGTACATGGGGGATTTGTGTTGGCCGGAGTGCGACGGTtttgtcttggcctcttAGCTGCTAATGTTATTACTATGCCTGATGACTCGTCAGCAGAGTGACGAGATGTAGGTAGAATATATAATCATTTCCCCCATAGCTGGCCCTATGTTCACCAGTAACCCCTCATCCATGTGTCGTTACCGAGAATCATCATAGTTTTGATGTCTCCTTCAGCACCAATCCTCCCTCATGCAGCTCATACTCCCTCCCActctcccatcccatccatcctctcaGGGTGTCCTCGCCTCCCTCTCCCGGTGTGACGAACTTTGGCGCATAGCCTTCCCCTGGAACCCCTGGGCCCTGCCCAAACTTGGCCGCATCTGTATGCccaacttcttctttgacAGCAAGACAGGGCGTCTCTCGCAGCGTCACCGCTGGCCGTTGATCACCCTCACGCCTGGGATCTGACTCCAGTTCGCTGTACTCCAACACAGGAGTGCAACATGCATCTGTGCCGTCAAATATAGCCTCCCACTCTGCGCggctcttggtcttgaacCTTTCTCTCATCAGCCTTTCAAGTTCGGGCCAGAGACTCGTGTCGTGTCGCTTCGACTCCCATCCTTGGCCTGTGAGATCCAACCCCTTGACCAGAGCCGCAAAGAACTGCGGCTCCAAAGCTCCAACTGACATGTACTTGCCATCTGAAGTCTCATATGTATCGTACCAGGGACAACCTCCGTCGAGTAGAT
This genomic interval from Fusarium keratoplasticum isolate Fu6.1 chromosome 9, whole genome shotgun sequence contains the following:
- a CDS encoding Vacuolar protein sorting-associated protein 1 → MSGNLSTPGGISDPALIQLVNKLQDVFATVGVNNPIDLPQIAVVGSQSSGKSSVLENIVGRDFLPRGSGIVTRRPLVLQLINRPAQSNGVKADDIDKSNDKAANADEWGEFLHVPGQKFYDFTKIRDEINRETEAKVGRNAGISPAPINLRIYSPNVLTLTLVDLPGLTKVPVGDQPRDIERQIREMVLKHIGKSNAIILAVTAANQDLANSDGLKLAREVDPEGQRTIGVLTKVDLMDEGTDVIDILSNRVIPLRLGYVPVVNRGQRDIDNKKAINQALEAEKNFFENHKAYRNKSSYCGTPYLARKLNLILMMHIKQTLPDIKARITSSLQKYTAELESLGPSMLGNTSNIVLNIITEFTNEWRTVLDGNNTELSSTELSGGARISFVFHELYSNGVKAIDPFDVVKDVDIRTILYNSSGSSPALFVGTTAFELIVKQQIKRLEDPSLKCVSLVYDELVRILSQLLAKQLYRRYPSLKEKMHGVVIAFFKKAMEPTNKLVRDLVSMESVYINTGHPDFLNGHRAMAMVNERYNPSKPVQVDPKTGKPLASTPRAASPTVPEPESSGNSGFFGSFFAAKNKKKAAAMEAPPPTLKASGTLSERENIEVEVIKLLISSYYNIVKRTMIDMVPKAIMLNLVQFTKDEMQRELLENMYRTDTLDELLKESDFTIRRRKECQQMVESLSKASEIVSQVQ